In Panicum virgatum strain AP13 chromosome 5K, P.virgatum_v5, whole genome shotgun sequence, the genomic window GTCCATCTCCGGTAATTCGGAGTAGCCGCCCGTCCATCTCCATCAGTACTAAACTACTCGCCCAGTCGCCCACACCAACCCCCGCCGAACCCCACGGGCCCACCAGCACGGCAACCACATCCCTCGCCCCGCGCACTCGGTCGAACACCTCGTCCGCACTCGCACCCactccccccaccccaccccacctcaCCCACCCCCACcaacccctcctccctcccacaTGTGCGCCCGCGCCCACCTCCCGTGCACCGCCGCTATATATCCCCTCGCCCcctcccgccaccaccgctGCTCCCCACCCCGTCATCCCCTCCCCTTCCGCCCTCgccccctcctcgccgccgccgccgctcccgcctcGGCCCCCGCAGCCGCCATGGACCCCGTGGCCACATGGGGTCTGaccccgctcgccggcgccgacccGGAGGTCTACGACCTCCTGGAGCTTGAGAAGCGGCGCCAGCGGCGCGGCATCGAGCTCATCGCCTCCGAGAACTTCACCTCCTTCGCCGTCATGGAGGCGCTCGGCTCCCCGCTCACCAACAAGTACTCCGAGGGCATGCCCGGCGCCCGCTACTACGGCGGCAACGACGTCATCGACGAGATCGAGAACCTCTGCCGCtcccgcgccctcgccgccttCCGCCTCGACCCGGCCGCCTGGGGCGTCAATGTGCAGCCCTACTCGGGCTCCCCCGCCAACTTCGCCGCCTACACCGCGCTGCTCAACCCGCACGACCGGATCATGGGCCTCGACCTCCCCTCCGGCGGCCACCTCACCCACGGGTACTACACCGCCGGCGGGAAGAAGATCTCCGCCACCTCGATCTACTTCGAGAGCCTGCCGTACAAGGTGAGCGCCACCACAGGCTACATCGACTACGAGAAGCTCGAGGAGAAGGCCCTCGACTTCCGCCCCAAGCTCATCATCTGCGGTGGCAGCGCCTACCCCAGGGACTGGGACTACGCCAGGCTCAGGGCCGTCGCCGACAAGGTCGGGGCGCTGCTCCTCTGCGACATGGCGCACATCAGCGGGCTCGTCGCCGCGCAGGTACTCATAAATTGTTCTCGATTGGCTAGTTGTTTTCACCAAATCTCACCTTGCATTCACGTTGAGATGGCGATTAGTTGCTTCTGAGAGATGTGGCAGTCTGGATTCTACTTGGGATCTAATTGAGGCTATCAATTCTGGCGGTTGTTGGATCTGAGTGTTTTGCACGTTTACtgattttaagaattttttatGTGGACGCTAGCTGTCTGTTGTTCTGCGCCTTGTTTTGTTTTACAATAGTACGAAAACGATATTTTGCCTGATTTGGTTTGTCTGGGGATCTTCCTTTCATGGTGATGTGTATCTGATATTCTATCTATTTTCATGTTTTGGAGTATTCTCGATGGGTATGCTCCTGCTCTTGTGGAATTGCACTCAGATACTCATTGAACCAGTTGAAACCATTGCAGGAGTCTTCAATACTTTCTCTCTTTTAcagcaatatatatatatatatatatatatatatatatatatatatatatatataagagaaCCAGTACATAGTTTTTCTTGTTCAAGTTACATAGCACATCCATGTGCAAATTACTGGTAATCAAAATTGGACTCATGCATGTCCACATTTGAAGTTGTCTTCATGCGTTTTTGGTCTACATTTATCATGCCATGATCATGCATATATAGGCAACACACAGTGGAATCTCACAAACAATCTACCGCAGTAAGGGGCACACAGTTTTCTAACTCATTGTACCCTAGGGCTCCTTGCTTTAATGTATAGATTAATGTATAGACTTAGCTAATGCACTATTTGAGGCATAGTACTGAAGGTGATACCTTTTGGCAAATCCTTGCATATCATCCTTCTTTGAGTACTGGAGGAGACCTGAAGAGATTATTCACTACAAATGCTTAGTTGAAAAATTTGTGTTCTAAAAATCTCTTCATTTGCCTCCTCCATTTCAGGAAGCTGCAAATCCTTTTGAGTATTGTGATGTGGTTACCACTACCACGCACAAGTCTCTTCGCGGGCCAAGGGCTGGCATGATTTTCTACAGGAAAGGACCTAAACCCCCAAAGAAGGGCCAGCCTGAGGGTGCTGTGTATGACTACGAAGACAAGATCAACTTTGCGGTGTTCCCATCTCTGCAAGGTGGGCCTCACAACCACCAAATTGCGGCACTTGCTGTTGCT contains:
- the LOC120706692 gene encoding serine hydroxymethyltransferase 4-like; the protein is MDPVATWGLTPLAGADPEVYDLLELEKRRQRRGIELIASENFTSFAVMEALGSPLTNKYSEGMPGARYYGGNDVIDEIENLCRSRALAAFRLDPAAWGVNVQPYSGSPANFAAYTALLNPHDRIMGLDLPSGGHLTHGYYTAGGKKISATSIYFESLPYKVSATTGYIDYEKLEEKALDFRPKLIICGGSAYPRDWDYARLRAVADKVGALLLCDMAHISGLVAAQEAANPFEYCDVVTTTTHKSLRGPRAGMIFYRKGPKPPKKGQPEGAVYDYEDKINFAVFPSLQGGPHNHQIAALAVALQQTMTPGFKAYAKQVKANAVAIGNYLMSKGYKMVTDGTENHLVLWDLRPLGLTGNKVEKLCDLCHITLNKNAVFGDSSALAPGGVRIGAPAMTSRGLVEKDFEQIGEFLHRAVTICLNIQKEYGKLLKDFNKGLVNNKDIENLKAEVEKFADSFDMPGFTLESMKYKE